Proteins from a single region of Calypte anna isolate BGI_N300 chromosome 26, bCalAnn1_v1.p, whole genome shotgun sequence:
- the C26H6orf89 gene encoding bombesin receptor-activated protein C6orf89 homolog isoform X2 — translation MELSASELSIYDKLSETIDLVRQTGHQCGMSEKAIEKFIRQLLERNEPQRGPPRYPVLVALYKGLLTLGLVLLTVYFMIQPYSPLPPEAPLSRAHAWGSLIGHIRLLSLPIAKKYMLEKCQDWWAAGCRQNTSTLPANCTVCSAVKSLQMVTDFGELSEKLQRSQPFLIKTGQHLSYEELKHFQSQDPDLAEVIIEENSAELWSCPFFFPWNKSVNKTRILQEFFPTSSLLSFPKTVSLESCFLIRHPDLGNKSYSLHSLFAVGSGQLTLTVVPLEKCRGHCEMFKVELEAGDLGFASPDYWRMSFMAKGTEPAVVCDGAAE, via the exons ATGGAGCTTTCAGCCAGTGAGCTCAGCATTTATGACAAGCTCTCAGAGACCATTGATCTGGTGAGGCAGACTGGCCACCAGTGTGGGATGTCAGAAAAAGCCATTGAGAAGTTCATCAGGCAGCTCTTGGAAAGGAATGAACCCCAAAGGGGGCCTCCACGGTACCCAGTCTTGGTGGCTCTCTACAAG GGCCTGCTCACCCTGGGCTTGGTTTTGCTGACAGTTTACTTCATGATCCAGCCCTACAGCCCACTGCCACCTGAAGCTCCACTCTCCAGAGCCCACGCCTGGGGCTCCCTCATCGGTCACATCCGGCTGCTCTCTCTGCCCATTGCCAAGAAGTACATGCTGGAGA aaTGCCAGGACTGGTGGGCAGCAGGTTGCAGACAGAACACTTCTACACTTCCTGCAAACTGCACAGTCTGTTCTGCTGTGAAAAGCCTTCAGATGGTGACAGACTTTGGAGAACTATCAGAAAAGCTCCAGAGGTCTCAGCCTTTCCTGATCAAG ACAGGGCAGCATCTTTCCTATGAAGAACTGAAGCATTTTCAGTCCCAGGACCCAGACCTAGCAGAGGTTATAAtagaagaaaattcagctgaATTGTGGAGCTgcccatttttctttccctg gaaCAAATCTGTGAATAAAACTCGGATTCTGCAGGAATTTTTCCCCACTTCATCTTTGCTCTCCTTCCCCAAGACAGTTTCCCTGGAGAGCTGCTTCCTCATCCGACACCCAGATTTGGGGAATAAG AGCTACAGTTTGCACAGCCTCTTTGCTGTTGGAAGTGGACAGCTCACCCTGACTGTTGTACCTCTGGAGAAGTGCAGAGGACACTGTGAGATGTTCAAGGtggagctggaagctggagaTTTGG GTTTTGCCAGCCCAGATTACTGGAGGATGAGCTTCATGGCCAAAGGGACAGAGCCAGCAGTGGTTTGTGATGGAGCTGCTGAGTAA
- the C26H6orf89 gene encoding bombesin receptor-activated protein C6orf89 homolog isoform X1: MELSASELSIYDKLSETIDLVRQTGHQCGMSEKAIEKFIRQLLERNEPQRGPPRYPVLVALYKGLLTLGLVLLTVYFMIQPYSPLPPEAPLSRAHAWGSLIGHIRLLSLPIAKKYMLEKCQDWWAAGCRQNTSTLPANCTVCSAVKSLQMVTDFGELSEKLQRSQPFLIKTGQHLSYEELKHFQSQDPDLAEVIIEENSAELWSCPFFFPWNKSVNKTRILQEFFPTSSLLSFPKTVSLESCFLIRHPDLGNKSYSLHSLFAVGSGQLTLTVVPLEKCRGHCEMFKVELEAGDLGESCFQLALFWLMPEKLVCAIPISRLVWPCWCRGEIWNWDCVLRHSQWDTLRS; the protein is encoded by the exons ATGGAGCTTTCAGCCAGTGAGCTCAGCATTTATGACAAGCTCTCAGAGACCATTGATCTGGTGAGGCAGACTGGCCACCAGTGTGGGATGTCAGAAAAAGCCATTGAGAAGTTCATCAGGCAGCTCTTGGAAAGGAATGAACCCCAAAGGGGGCCTCCACGGTACCCAGTCTTGGTGGCTCTCTACAAG GGCCTGCTCACCCTGGGCTTGGTTTTGCTGACAGTTTACTTCATGATCCAGCCCTACAGCCCACTGCCACCTGAAGCTCCACTCTCCAGAGCCCACGCCTGGGGCTCCCTCATCGGTCACATCCGGCTGCTCTCTCTGCCCATTGCCAAGAAGTACATGCTGGAGA aaTGCCAGGACTGGTGGGCAGCAGGTTGCAGACAGAACACTTCTACACTTCCTGCAAACTGCACAGTCTGTTCTGCTGTGAAAAGCCTTCAGATGGTGACAGACTTTGGAGAACTATCAGAAAAGCTCCAGAGGTCTCAGCCTTTCCTGATCAAG ACAGGGCAGCATCTTTCCTATGAAGAACTGAAGCATTTTCAGTCCCAGGACCCAGACCTAGCAGAGGTTATAAtagaagaaaattcagctgaATTGTGGAGCTgcccatttttctttccctg gaaCAAATCTGTGAATAAAACTCGGATTCTGCAGGAATTTTTCCCCACTTCATCTTTGCTCTCCTTCCCCAAGACAGTTTCCCTGGAGAGCTGCTTCCTCATCCGACACCCAGATTTGGGGAATAAG AGCTACAGTTTGCACAGCCTCTTTGCTGTTGGAAGTGGACAGCTCACCCTGACTGTTGTACCTCTGGAGAAGTGCAGAGGACACTGTGAGATGTTCAAGGtggagctggaagctggagaTTTGGGTGAGtcctgcttccagctggctCTTTTCTGGCTGATGCCTGAGAAGTTGGTGTGTGCCATTCCCATCTCCAGACTGGTGTGGCCCTGCTGGTGTAGAGGGGAGATTTGGAACTGGGATTGTGTCCTGAGACACAGCCAGTGGGATACCCTGAGATCCTAG
- the CDKN1A gene encoding cyclin-dependent kinase inhibitor 1 has translation MPLSHSKAGQMPCSSKVCRNLFGPLDHEELQNDFETLLRHQLEEAQQRWNFDFETDTPLEGPFRWERVGLAEQPDQEVHRVPSNENRSSLGHKVPSKDPLAKICPEGSQQSSEVCRAGSLQSLKRGQATMKDFYSSKRRIIHDKPNP, from the exons ATGCCCCTGTCTCACAGCAAGGCTGGGCAGATGCCATGCAGCAGCAAGGTCTGCAGGAACCTCTTTGGCCCCCTGGACCATGAAGAGCTCCAGAATGATTTTGAGACCTTGTTGAGGCACCAGCTGGAAGAAGCTCAGCAACGCTGGAACTTTGACTTCGAGACAGACACCCCCCTGGAAGGACCCTTCAGGTGGGAGAGGGTTGGGCTGGCTGAGCAGCCAGACCAGGAGGTCCACAGGGTCCCCAGCAATGAGAACAGGAGCTCCTTGGGCCACAAGGTCCCCTCCAAGGACCCTCTTGCCAAGATCTGCCCTGAAGGGTCTCAGCAGAGCTCGGAGGTTTGCAGGGCTGGTTCCCTGCAGAGCTTGAAACGTGGACAGGCAACCATGAAAG ACTTCTACAGCTCCAAGAGGAGGATCATCCATGACAAGCCCAACCCATGA